The proteins below come from a single Thermoleophilaceae bacterium genomic window:
- a CDS encoding PLP-dependent aminotransferase family protein → MSGLKRDGEVSLTQQLVDRFAAAIDAEQLDPGEKLPTTRALSAEAGINHLTAARAYRRLAELGYVTATVGRGTFVRTLAPAADERHGDDWQIYALPDRPVTYAEQVTGDAFRLANEPGMLSLSTGWPSPRLYPTEDLARITADIFREEGGEAISYLTAEGLFELREQLARHGSEHGYATDADEIIVTSGARQAIDLVVRTLIEPGDVAVVESPTFVGFLSSLRAAGARIVGVPVDEDGMDVEALERVLARHEVKLCALQTSCQNPTGRDLSPERRRRLAELAMERNFFVVEDGVYADLRFDGTRPEALRALAPGHVIYVDSLSKTVGGGLRVGWIAARGPVYERLAALKLQSDFHTATLPQRMAARFLAEDLHRRQVERTLPFYRERRDALIHALEHHLAGEYHVNAPHGGHHVWVTLTRPLSERELYREAARHGVTFTPGGVVTAERHSQTSLRLSFSLLDPAELDEGVRRLARAMRQLRRTARQGATMPLS, encoded by the coding sequence TTGTCTGGGCTGAAGCGGGATGGCGAGGTATCGCTGACCCAGCAGCTGGTGGACCGCTTCGCCGCCGCCATCGACGCCGAGCAGCTCGATCCGGGCGAGAAGCTGCCCACCACGCGGGCGCTCTCGGCGGAGGCGGGGATCAACCATCTCACCGCCGCGCGGGCCTACAGGCGCCTTGCGGAGCTCGGCTACGTGACCGCCACGGTGGGCCGTGGCACCTTCGTCCGGACGCTTGCGCCGGCCGCCGACGAGCGCCACGGCGACGACTGGCAGATCTACGCGCTGCCGGATCGGCCGGTGACCTACGCCGAGCAGGTGACCGGGGACGCATTCCGGCTCGCCAACGAGCCGGGCATGCTGTCGCTCTCCACCGGCTGGCCGTCTCCGCGCCTCTACCCGACCGAGGATCTCGCGCGAATCACCGCTGACATCTTCCGCGAGGAGGGTGGTGAGGCGATCTCGTACCTCACCGCCGAGGGGTTGTTCGAGCTGCGCGAGCAGCTCGCCCGCCACGGTAGCGAGCACGGCTACGCCACCGACGCGGACGAGATCATCGTCACCTCCGGCGCGCGTCAGGCGATCGACCTCGTGGTGCGCACGCTGATCGAGCCGGGCGACGTGGCGGTTGTGGAGTCGCCGACCTTCGTTGGCTTCCTCTCGTCACTGCGGGCGGCCGGGGCGCGCATCGTCGGCGTGCCGGTGGACGAGGACGGCATGGACGTGGAGGCGCTCGAGCGTGTGCTCGCCCGCCACGAGGTGAAGCTGTGCGCGCTGCAGACGAGCTGCCAGAACCCCACCGGCCGCGACCTGTCGCCCGAGCGTCGGCGCCGCCTTGCGGAGCTGGCCATGGAGCGCAACTTCTTCGTGGTGGAGGACGGCGTGTACGCAGATCTCCGGTTCGACGGAACGCGGCCCGAGGCGCTGCGCGCGCTCGCGCCGGGGCACGTGATCTACGTGGACTCGCTCTCGAAGACGGTGGGCGGCGGGCTGCGCGTGGGCTGGATCGCCGCTCGCGGTCCGGTGTACGAGCGGCTGGCGGCGCTCAAGCTGCAGAGCGACTTCCACACCGCCACCCTGCCGCAGCGGATGGCGGCGCGCTTCCTCGCCGAGGACCTTCACCGGCGGCAGGTCGAGCGAACGCTTCCGTTCTATCGCGAGCGCCGTGACGCGCTGATCCACGCGCTCGAGCATCACCTTGCGGGCGAGTACCACGTGAACGCGCCGCATGGCGGCCACCACGTGTGGGTCACGCTCACGCGACCGCTGTCCGAGCGCGAGCTCTACCGCGAGGCCGCGCGCCACGGCGTGACGTTCACGCCCGGCGGCGTGGTCACCGCCGAGCGCCACTCGCAGACGAGCCTGCGGCTGTCGTTCTCGCTGCTCGATCCGGCGGAGCTCGATGAGGGCGTGAGGCGGCTCGCGCGCGCGATGCGCCAGCTGCGGCGGACGGCGCGGCAGGGCGCGACGATGCCGCTGTCGTAA
- a CDS encoding YncE family protein: protein MTPASRLAIAAAAVLALTLAGCGGHKRQDPTTHTAQSAVKPPSTPAARGLLPGMPPPLDPHDVYAADHPGAIAAAASSARPLVYVPNSESNTVDEIDPRTYKIVRHFSTGALPQHVVPSWDLKTLWVANDNGNSLTPIDPRTGKPGKPVPVEDPYNLYFTPNGRYAIVVAERLMRLDFRDPHTMKLHKSLPVPCRGVDHMDFTANGRYALASCEFSGQMLVVDIERQKVDGVISLRPGSMPQDVKLSPDGRIFYVADMASNGVWEISAHSFHKRGFIATGAGAHGLYASRNSRYLYVSNRNEGSISLISFKSRHVVRKWHLPGGGSPDMGGVSASGRVLWLTGRYNGVIYAINTRNGHLIKSVPVGAGPHGACVWPQPGRYSLGHTGILR, encoded by the coding sequence ATGACGCCCGCGAGCCGCCTCGCGATCGCAGCAGCCGCCGTGCTCGCCCTCACGCTGGCGGGTTGCGGTGGCCACAAGCGGCAGGACCCGACGACGCACACGGCGCAGTCCGCCGTCAAGCCGCCGAGCACGCCGGCGGCGCGCGGGCTCCTGCCGGGCATGCCGCCGCCGCTCGACCCGCACGACGTCTACGCGGCGGATCACCCGGGCGCAATTGCGGCAGCGGCTAGCAGCGCGCGCCCGCTGGTGTACGTGCCCAACAGCGAGTCGAACACGGTCGACGAGATCGACCCGCGCACCTACAAGATCGTGCGCCACTTCAGCACCGGCGCGCTTCCGCAGCACGTGGTGCCGTCATGGGACCTGAAGACGCTGTGGGTGGCGAACGACAACGGAAACAGCCTCACGCCGATCGACCCGCGTACGGGCAAGCCAGGCAAGCCGGTGCCGGTGGAGGACCCGTACAACCTCTACTTCACGCCCAACGGCCGCTACGCGATCGTCGTGGCCGAGCGGCTCATGCGGCTCGACTTCCGTGACCCGCACACGATGAAGCTCCACAAGTCGCTGCCCGTGCCCTGTCGGGGCGTGGACCACATGGACTTCACCGCCAACGGGCGCTACGCGCTGGCGAGCTGCGAGTTCTCCGGGCAGATGCTCGTTGTGGACATCGAGCGCCAGAAGGTCGACGGCGTCATCTCGCTGCGCCCCGGCAGCATGCCGCAGGATGTGAAGCTCTCACCGGACGGCCGCATCTTCTACGTGGCCGACATGGCATCGAACGGCGTCTGGGAGATCTCGGCGCACAGCTTCCACAAGCGCGGCTTCATCGCCACCGGCGCGGGCGCGCACGGGCTGTACGCGAGCCGGAACTCGCGCTACCTGTACGTGTCGAACCGCAACGAGGGATCGATCTCGCTGATCTCCTTCAAGTCGAGGCACGTGGTGCGCAAGTGGCACCTGCCGGGCGGCGGGAGCCCGGACATGGGCGGCGTATCGGCGAGCGGCCGCGTGCTGTGGCTCACCGGCCGCTACAACGGCGTTATCTACGCGATCAACACTCGCAACGGGCACCTGATCAAATCGGTGCCGGTGGGCGCAGGCCCGCACGGCGCCTGCGTGTGGCCGCAGCCCGGCCGCTACTCGCTGGGACACACCGGCATCCTGCGCTGA
- a CDS encoding glycosyltransferase family 4 protein has product MKAGRLELLGQDRYVLRGPFGDAGEVVLREASSGRELRFELAAGQAEIPLDHLRPGDGAASWAVDGVSAAEVPHPSELPSGDGVYRVRPHAASGGVLTIDAKLLPPYARVDEVWVRGTVLEVRCGGASATAVIARARHAAEELQAEVEADTAGFVAMFDLGRFGSGTWDLFTDDGTRLAAHLDAMPDRWRSTVYPAVRTRPGLAVEPYFTVDNELSVRARAPRARKPARRTAAGGARHRLARRAKLLVLALLQPPGRAFVRLVAGRPEREPEGGRPNVKLLLLHAYGVGGTIRTTFNTAAWLARSHDVEVISVIRRRETPALSFPDGVALSAVDDLRVTRGPLERLLRALPSALVHPEDYGFSACSLLTDVRLTRRLRSLPSGVLITTRPGLNVAAPGLVPAGVRVVGQEHMNFLSHRPGLFARIKREYPKLDALAVLTEDDMRDYSRLLEGSGTRVARIPNALPHFDGPRATLDEKVVVAAGRLRMQKGFDLLIRAYAEVANAHPDWKLRIYGSGEQRAALRDLIVEHELYNHVFLMGTSRNLHEELAKGSTFALSSRYEGFGMVILEAMSRGLPVVSFDCPRGPGELVSDGHDGTLVPDGDVNGLTRALAELIEDEEKRRRYGAAALDKARQYELANIGPLWDALLGELR; this is encoded by the coding sequence GTGAAGGCCGGCCGTCTCGAACTGCTCGGGCAGGATCGCTACGTCCTCCGGGGCCCGTTCGGTGACGCGGGCGAGGTGGTGCTGCGCGAGGCGTCGTCGGGCCGGGAGTTGCGCTTCGAGCTGGCGGCCGGTCAGGCAGAGATCCCGCTCGACCACTTGCGGCCCGGCGACGGCGCGGCATCGTGGGCGGTGGACGGCGTGAGCGCCGCGGAGGTCCCGCACCCGAGCGAGTTGCCGAGCGGCGACGGCGTGTACCGCGTGCGCCCGCACGCCGCGTCCGGCGGCGTGCTGACGATCGACGCGAAGCTTCTGCCTCCCTACGCGCGCGTGGATGAGGTGTGGGTACGCGGCACCGTGCTCGAGGTGCGCTGCGGCGGCGCTTCTGCCACCGCGGTGATCGCGCGGGCGCGCCATGCCGCGGAGGAGCTGCAGGCAGAGGTGGAGGCGGACACCGCGGGCTTCGTCGCGATGTTCGACCTCGGGCGCTTCGGCTCCGGCACCTGGGACCTGTTCACCGACGACGGCACGCGCCTCGCGGCGCATCTGGACGCCATGCCGGATCGCTGGCGCAGCACCGTCTATCCGGCCGTACGCACGCGACCTGGGCTGGCGGTTGAGCCGTACTTCACCGTGGACAACGAGCTGTCGGTGCGGGCGCGCGCGCCGCGAGCGAGGAAGCCGGCGCGGCGCACTGCGGCCGGCGGAGCGCGCCACAGGCTTGCGCGGCGCGCGAAGCTGCTGGTGCTCGCCCTGCTGCAACCGCCCGGCCGCGCGTTCGTCCGGCTCGTGGCTGGCCGCCCCGAGCGCGAGCCGGAGGGCGGCCGCCCGAATGTCAAGCTGCTTCTGCTCCATGCCTATGGCGTGGGAGGGACGATCCGCACCACGTTCAACACCGCGGCATGGCTCGCGCGCTCCCACGACGTGGAGGTGATCAGCGTGATCCGCCGGCGCGAGACGCCCGCGTTGAGCTTCCCCGATGGCGTCGCGCTGAGTGCGGTGGACGATCTGCGCGTGACCCGCGGTCCGCTCGAGCGTCTGCTCCGCGCGCTGCCGAGCGCGCTGGTGCATCCGGAGGACTACGGCTTCAGCGCGTGCAGCCTGCTCACCGACGTTCGACTCACACGGCGGCTGCGCTCGCTCCCGAGCGGCGTGCTGATCACCACGCGGCCGGGCCTCAACGTCGCGGCGCCCGGGCTCGTGCCGGCGGGCGTGCGGGTGGTGGGGCAGGAGCACATGAACTTCCTCTCGCACCGGCCAGGCCTGTTCGCGCGCATCAAGCGCGAGTACCCGAAGCTCGATGCGCTGGCGGTGCTCACGGAGGACGACATGCGCGACTACTCGCGGCTCCTCGAAGGAAGCGGCACGAGGGTGGCGCGCATCCCGAACGCGCTGCCGCACTTCGATGGCCCGCGCGCGACGCTCGACGAGAAGGTGGTGGTGGCGGCCGGGCGGCTGCGGATGCAGAAGGGCTTCGATCTGCTCATCCGCGCCTACGCGGAGGTGGCGAACGCGCACCCTGACTGGAAGCTCCGCATCTACGGCTCCGGCGAGCAGCGGGCGGCGCTGCGCGACCTGATCGTCGAGCACGAGCTGTACAACCACGTGTTCCTGATGGGCACGAGCCGCAACCTCCACGAGGAGCTTGCGAAGGGCTCGACCTTCGCCCTCAGCTCGCGCTATGAGGGCTTCGGGATGGTGATCCTCGAGGCGATGAGCCGCGGCCTGCCCGTGGTGAGCTTCGACTGCCCGCGTGGTCCGGGCGAGCTCGTGAGCGACGGCCACGATGGCACCCTCGTGCCCGATGGCGACGTGAACGGGCTGACGCGCGCGCTGGCGGAGCTGATCGAGGACGAGGAGAAGCGGCGCCGGTACGGCGCGGCGGCGCTGGACAAGGCGCGCCAGTACGAGCTCGCGAACATCGGCCCGCTCTGGGATGCGCTGCTGGGTGAGCTCCGATGA
- a CDS encoding DUF5941 domain-containing protein, producing MTRAIVLATAAAEDGGIAAALRLGDRTPLERLIGQLEGDEIHVIARPTFASALDSLLPGVTVHASPDTAGDLRAVAELASAAGEGDLVLLPGELVTQPSPLDRLGGGTAALTMSRRSEFPVRAAGGQVLSSSSSYHWVASPSAFFAGVLRADAPALADAALRAADLGSADGDVVALLLTALVRGGTRVAARDARTQFWARPVSKTESARVAGELEEYDEDRARLDAAVKANDGFFTTFFVSSYSRFVARAAARARLTPNQITVLSLCVGVLAAAGFATGHRWGLIAGAVLLQVAFMLDCVDGQLARYTRNFSRFGAWLDSVFDRGKEYLVYAGLAIGSVRGFGVNVWPLAAAALSLQTVRHMLEFSYWEVHYEALASAPQPPLDQAGDRPGPRPSDDAGLVRAPAAVHDGGGAAVRALGISRLLDKPPGVHWLKKMIVFPIGERFAAISLTAALFTPRTTFIVVLVWGGIAGVYSLAAHLMHTIARRSGHVESLFVTALRDDGLLGRHLRVRGRFSWLAPGVIRALEYGLLILTAALARGDAMKACFGLLAVLAFHHYDTVYRLRQQGAPPPAWVSIATGGWDGRIILAFVALLVAVTTAGMAVAAVLFAIVFVGESVWSWTRHAPGPITYADEEDANE from the coding sequence ATGACGCGGGCGATCGTGCTGGCCACAGCAGCGGCCGAGGACGGCGGTATCGCGGCGGCCCTGCGGCTCGGCGATCGCACGCCGCTCGAGCGCCTCATCGGCCAGCTCGAGGGCGATGAGATCCACGTGATCGCGCGGCCCACGTTCGCGTCCGCTCTCGACTCGCTGCTGCCGGGCGTGACGGTGCACGCCTCGCCCGACACCGCGGGCGACCTGCGTGCGGTGGCCGAGCTGGCGAGCGCCGCGGGCGAGGGGGATCTCGTGCTGCTTCCCGGGGAGCTGGTCACCCAGCCGTCGCCGCTCGACAGGCTCGGCGGGGGCACCGCCGCGCTCACGATGTCGCGGCGCTCGGAGTTCCCTGTGCGCGCGGCCGGCGGTCAGGTCCTGAGCTCTTCCAGCTCGTACCACTGGGTCGCGTCGCCCAGCGCGTTCTTTGCCGGTGTCCTGCGAGCGGACGCGCCCGCGCTGGCGGACGCCGCACTCCGCGCCGCCGATCTCGGCTCGGCGGACGGCGACGTGGTGGCGCTGCTCCTCACCGCGCTCGTGCGCGGCGGTACGCGCGTGGCGGCGCGGGACGCGCGCACGCAGTTCTGGGCGCGTCCGGTGTCGAAGACCGAATCGGCGCGCGTGGCGGGCGAGCTCGAGGAGTACGACGAGGATCGCGCTCGGCTCGACGCCGCGGTGAAGGCAAACGACGGCTTCTTCACCACCTTCTTCGTCAGCTCGTACTCGCGTTTCGTGGCGCGGGCGGCCGCACGCGCGCGGCTCACCCCCAACCAGATCACGGTTCTCTCCCTGTGCGTGGGCGTGCTCGCGGCCGCCGGGTTCGCCACCGGGCACCGCTGGGGCCTGATCGCCGGAGCCGTGCTGCTCCAGGTGGCCTTCATGCTCGACTGCGTGGACGGCCAGCTCGCGCGCTACACGCGCAACTTCTCGCGCTTCGGCGCCTGGCTCGACTCCGTGTTCGACCGCGGCAAGGAGTACCTCGTGTACGCCGGGCTGGCGATCGGGTCGGTGCGCGGCTTCGGCGTGAACGTGTGGCCGCTCGCTGCAGCGGCGCTCAGCCTGCAGACCGTGCGCCACATGCTCGAGTTCTCGTACTGGGAGGTGCACTACGAGGCACTGGCGTCGGCGCCGCAGCCGCCGCTCGACCAAGCGGGGGACCGGCCGGGGCCACGTCCGAGCGACGACGCCGGACTGGTGCGCGCGCCCGCGGCCGTGCACGACGGAGGCGGAGCCGCCGTGCGCGCGCTCGGGATCTCGCGCCTGCTCGACAAGCCGCCGGGCGTGCACTGGCTGAAGAAGATGATCGTCTTCCCGATCGGCGAGCGCTTCGCGGCGATCTCGCTCACCGCCGCGCTCTTCACTCCGCGCACCACCTTCATCGTGGTGCTCGTTTGGGGCGGCATCGCAGGCGTCTACTCGCTCGCCGCGCACCTCATGCACACGATCGCCAGGCGCTCCGGCCACGTGGAGTCCCTCTTCGTCACGGCGCTGAGGGACGACGGTCTCCTCGGGCGCCACCTGCGCGTCCGCGGCCGCTTCAGCTGGCTCGCGCCCGGCGTGATCCGCGCGCTCGAGTACGGCCTGCTCATCCTCACCGCCGCGCTCGCTCGCGGTGACGCGATGAAGGCCTGCTTCGGGCTGCTCGCCGTGCTGGCCTTCCACCATTACGACACCGTGTACCGTCTGCGCCAGCAGGGCGCGCCTCCGCCGGCCTGGGTGAGCATCGCCACGGGCGGCTGGGACGGGAGGATCATCCTCGCGTTCGTCGCTCTGCTGGTGGCCGTGACCACCGCCGGAATGGCCGTGGCGGCTGTGCTTTTCGCAATCGTGTTCGTGGGCGAGAGTGTGTGGAGCTGGACGCGTCACGCACCCGGGCCCATCACATACGCCGACGAGGAGGACGCAAACGAATGA
- a CDS encoding phosphocholine cytidylyltransferase family protein — protein MIGMVLAAGAGRRLQPLTDDLPKTLLQIDDERSILDLAVANLKQVGLDEVVVVTGFAAARVDERKPELERRYGVKIELVENPKAEIWNNAYSLWCARDAFAEGVLLVNGDTVHPASVEERLLASRGDDIVIAIDDDLDRLSEESMKVGLSEEGFMRRITKQLPMDEARGEYIGLTLIEPVAAERLADALEATWKRDPQLYYEDGFQEFVDRGGVVGTAPIGAVDWVEVDDHDDLGRARELACLY, from the coding sequence ATGATCGGGATGGTGCTGGCGGCGGGAGCCGGGCGGCGGCTGCAGCCGCTCACCGACGACCTGCCGAAGACGCTGCTCCAGATCGATGACGAGCGCTCAATCCTCGACCTCGCGGTGGCCAACCTCAAGCAGGTGGGGCTCGACGAGGTGGTGGTGGTCACGGGGTTCGCCGCTGCGCGCGTGGACGAGCGCAAGCCCGAGCTCGAGAGGCGCTATGGCGTGAAGATCGAGCTGGTGGAGAACCCCAAGGCCGAGATCTGGAACAACGCCTACTCCCTCTGGTGCGCGCGCGATGCGTTCGCCGAGGGCGTTCTGCTCGTGAACGGGGACACGGTGCATCCGGCGTCCGTGGAGGAGCGGCTGCTGGCGTCGCGCGGCGACGACATCGTGATCGCGATCGACGACGATCTCGACAGGCTCAGCGAGGAGTCGATGAAGGTCGGTCTTTCAGAAGAGGGCTTCATGCGCCGGATCACGAAGCAGTTGCCCATGGACGAGGCCCGCGGCGAGTACATCGGGCTCACGCTGATCGAGCCGGTGGCGGCGGAGCGGCTGGCCGACGCCCTCGAGGCCACCTGGAAGCGCGACCCGCAGCTCTACTACGAGGACGGCTTCCAGGAGTTCGTGGACCGCGGCGGCGTGGTGGGCACCGCCCCGATCGGCGCGGTGGACTGGGTGGAGGTGGACGACCACGACGACCTGGGCCGCGCCCGGGAGCTCGCGTGCCTCTACTAG
- a CDS encoding iron-containing alcohol dehydrogenase family protein, translating to MPLLARMLAAPMAVEIGPGAVAGLGTLLADRRISAGGHVAVAVGPGYGDEIAAVVDPALENCDIVRVAEGGSLDSALALADRLRKHFYDAVVGIGGGGTLDVAKHAASLVGLPMVAVATSLSHDGIASPVSSLAHEGQKASYGVQMPVAVLVDLDYVRTSPVRMRRSGVGDAISNLAAIADWRLASRERGEPIDGLSVALAHTGAEAVLHSDGGVEDDDFLVVLAEALVLSGLAMATAGSSRPCSGADHEIVHAIDHLFPDTALHGELAGLGARFAAHLQGDPGLAAELDSCLARHELPRTHRDVGLSDEQFAQAVAYAPRTRPDRFTILEHLDLDEEAILNHVHSYADALAG from the coding sequence GTGCCTCTACTAGCGCGGATGCTCGCCGCCCCGATGGCGGTGGAGATCGGACCCGGCGCCGTGGCCGGGCTGGGCACCCTCCTGGCCGACAGGCGCATATCGGCCGGCGGTCACGTGGCCGTGGCCGTGGGACCCGGCTACGGCGACGAGATCGCCGCGGTGGTGGATCCCGCGCTCGAGAACTGCGACATCGTGCGCGTGGCGGAGGGCGGCTCGCTCGACTCCGCGCTCGCGCTGGCCGACCGCCTGCGCAAGCACTTCTACGACGCCGTGGTGGGGATCGGCGGCGGCGGCACGCTCGACGTCGCGAAGCACGCGGCGAGCCTGGTGGGCCTGCCGATGGTGGCCGTGGCCACGAGCCTCTCGCACGACGGCATCGCGTCGCCCGTGTCATCGCTCGCGCACGAGGGCCAGAAGGCCTCCTATGGCGTGCAGATGCCGGTGGCGGTGCTCGTGGACCTCGACTACGTGCGCACGAGCCCGGTGCGGATGCGCCGCTCAGGCGTTGGCGACGCCATCAGCAACCTAGCCGCGATAGCGGACTGGCGGCTGGCGAGCCGTGAGCGCGGCGAGCCGATCGACGGGCTGTCCGTAGCCCTGGCGCACACCGGGGCGGAGGCGGTGCTCCACAGCGACGGCGGCGTGGAGGACGACGACTTCCTTGTGGTGCTGGCGGAGGCGCTGGTGCTGTCCGGCCTCGCGATGGCCACGGCCGGCTCGAGCCGGCCGTGCAGCGGCGCCGATCACGAGATCGTGCACGCCATCGACCATCTCTTCCCGGACACGGCGCTCCACGGCGAGCTGGCGGGCCTGGGCGCGCGGTTCGCCGCACACCTCCAGGGCGATCCCGGCCTTGCCGCCGAGCTCGACTCGTGCCTCGCGCGGCACGAGCTGCCGCGCACGCACCGCGATGTCGGCCTGAGCGACGAGCAGTTCGCGCAGGCGGTGGCCTATGCGCCGCGCACGCGGCCGGACAGGTTCACCATCCTGGAGCATCTCGATCTCGACGAGGAGGCGATCCTCAATCACGTCCACTCGTACGCCGACGCCCTCGCTGGCTGA
- a CDS encoding CDP-alcohol phosphatidyltransferase family protein encodes MSPYLTRLLLPTRISPNQVTGMMTLVGLAAAALTSLPSIAAAVGAALLVQLQLLLDCSDGELARVRGQSSPAGIYLDRIAHYLTEAALPIGLGIRADGGWHSLGGWTTLGLVIAVMVLLIKSETVLVNVARAESGRPKAVDARSVAAPRGGLLRRIRRAVGLLPFFRAFVAVEFSLLALAAAIADTAAGDQIGSRVLVIALLPVGAITLVGHLVAILASDRLR; translated from the coding sequence GTGTCGCCGTACCTCACGCGCCTGCTCCTGCCCACGCGCATCTCGCCGAACCAGGTCACCGGCATGATGACCCTGGTGGGCCTGGCGGCGGCCGCGCTCACGAGCCTCCCGAGCATCGCAGCGGCGGTGGGCGCCGCGCTCCTGGTCCAGCTGCAGCTGCTCCTCGACTGCAGCGACGGCGAGCTCGCGCGCGTCCGCGGCCAGTCGTCGCCGGCCGGCATCTACCTCGACCGCATCGCCCACTACCTCACCGAGGCCGCGCTCCCGATCGGGCTCGGCATCCGCGCGGACGGCGGCTGGCACTCGCTCGGCGGCTGGACCACGCTCGGCCTGGTGATCGCGGTGATGGTGCTCCTCATCAAATCGGAGACCGTGCTGGTGAACGTGGCGCGCGCGGAGTCGGGCCGGCCGAAGGCCGTGGACGCCCGGTCGGTGGCCGCTCCGCGGGGCGGCCTGCTGCGCCGGATCCGGCGCGCTGTGGGCCTGTTGCCGTTCTTCAGAGCCTTCGTCGCGGTGGAGTTCTCATTGCTAGCCTTGGCCGCTGCGATCGCGGACACGGCCGCGGGAGACCAGATCGGCTCGCGCGTGCTCGTGATTGCGCTTCTGCCGGTGGGGGCAATAACCCTCGTCGGCCATCTCGTGGCGATTCTCGCGTCGGACCGCCTACGGTGA
- a CDS encoding ABC transporter permease, giving the protein MSTTSAEEKAKEAIAAEREALEEGHLVPQAYRDDEYAERHVYLPHKVGLPPMGHYLRLVWKRREFAFELSRTTMRAKHFDTAFGQMWLLLNPLLLGSVYFLLVDLIRHHPRPLSFFAHLLGGLFLFQVLHTAATEGSNSVVRGGGLILNTAFPRTLLPLASVTTSFKRFVPTMAVYFVIHFAAGLGLTVEMLWALPIIVMVTVFSAGFAMFCGAAQVYFRDLASFLPYLLRIWMYVSPILYYWNDVPKHIQHWLMLNPMASMLAAWSDVLNKGQAPPLNLMVIGTGWAIFGLIFGALFFISRERDFAVRI; this is encoded by the coding sequence ATGAGCACGACCTCGGCTGAAGAAAAGGCAAAGGAAGCCATCGCCGCGGAGCGCGAGGCGCTCGAAGAGGGCCATCTCGTACCCCAGGCGTACCGCGACGACGAGTACGCCGAGCGCCACGTCTACCTGCCGCACAAGGTGGGCCTGCCGCCGATGGGCCACTACCTCCGCCTCGTGTGGAAGCGGCGCGAGTTCGCCTTCGAGCTTTCGCGCACCACCATGCGGGCGAAGCACTTCGACACCGCGTTCGGCCAGATGTGGCTCCTGCTCAACCCGCTGCTGCTCGGCTCGGTCTACTTCCTGCTGGTGGACCTGATCCGCCACCACCCGCGGCCGCTCAGCTTCTTCGCCCACCTTCTCGGCGGCCTCTTTCTCTTCCAGGTGCTCCACACGGCGGCGACCGAGGGGTCCAACTCCGTCGTGCGCGGCGGCGGCCTGATACTCAACACCGCGTTCCCGCGGACGCTCTTGCCGCTCGCCTCGGTCACCACCTCGTTCAAGCGCTTCGTGCCGACGATGGCGGTGTACTTCGTGATCCACTTCGCGGCCGGTCTCGGGCTGACGGTGGAGATGCTGTGGGCGCTTCCGATCATCGTCATGGTCACCGTGTTCTCCGCGGGCTTCGCGATGTTCTGCGGCGCCGCCCAGGTGTACTTCCGCGACCTCGCGAGCTTCCTGCCCTACCTGCTGCGGATCTGGATGTACGTGTCGCCGATCCTCTACTACTGGAACGACGTGCCCAAGCACATCCAGCACTGGCTGATGCTCAACCCGATGGCGTCGATGCTCGCGGCATGGAGCGATGTGCTGAACAAGGGGCAGGCGCCGCCCCTGAACCTCATGGTCATCGGCACCGGGTGGGCGATCTTCGGGCTCATCTTCGGGGCGCTGTTCTTCATCTCGAGGGAGCGTGACTTTGCCGTCCGTATCTGA
- a CDS encoding ABC transporter ATP-binding protein codes for MPSVSEQAQESATLPSASEPSIKVENVSITYRTAYEKVPTLRTTLLRLGRREKLVREIEAVKNVSFQVEKGTVLGVVGANGAGKSTLVRTIAGILPPTEGRVEVLGRVSTLLALGVGFNRDLSGRENVILGGLAAGLNKDELEEKYDEIVDFAELGEFMDLPMRAYSSGMYGRLAFAVAIHMEPDILLIDEALSVGDAKFRRKSFQRMRDLCAQDRTIVLVSHAFGSIRELCHQAVWMNKGHMEMWGEANEVVDAYRDFLGVKEDRTDKEDL; via the coding sequence TTGCCGTCCGTATCTGAGCAGGCGCAGGAGAGCGCGACCTTGCCGTCCGCCTCCGAGCCGAGCATCAAGGTCGAGAACGTCTCGATCACCTACCGCACCGCGTACGAGAAGGTGCCCACGCTGCGCACCACGCTGCTCCGCCTCGGCCGCCGCGAGAAGCTCGTGCGCGAGATCGAGGCCGTGAAGAACGTGTCCTTCCAGGTGGAGAAGGGCACGGTGCTGGGCGTGGTCGGCGCCAACGGGGCGGGCAAGTCCACGCTCGTGCGCACGATCGCGGGGATCCTGCCGCCGACCGAGGGCCGGGTGGAGGTGCTCGGGCGCGTGAGCACGCTGCTGGCGCTCGGAGTGGGCTTCAACCGCGACCTCAGCGGGCGTGAGAATGTGATCCTCGGCGGCCTCGCGGCTGGGCTCAACAAGGATGAGCTCGAGGAGAAGTACGACGAGATCGTGGACTTCGCCGAGCTCGGCGAGTTCATGGACCTGCCGATGCGCGCCTATTCGTCGGGCATGTACGGCCGCCTCGCCTTCGCGGTGGCGATCCACATGGAGCCGGACATCCTGCTGATCGACGAGGCGCTGTCCGTGGGCGACGCCAAGTTCCGCCGCAAGTCCTTCCAGCGCATGCGCGACCTATGCGCGCAGGACCGGACGATCGTCCTCGTTAGCCACGCCTTCGGCTCGATCCGCGAGCTCTGCCATCAGGCCGTGTGGATGAACAAGGGCCACATGGAGATGTGGGGCGAGGCCAATGAGGTTGTGGATGCCTACCGGGACTTCCTCGGGGTGAAGGAAGACCGGACGGATAAGGAAGATCTCTAG